CACCCGGACTCTTTGCGATTTGTTCGGCATAAATCTACTCAGCATTCACCCGGACTCTTTGCGATTCTTTTCTCCACGTGcttcttttcatttactttcggttTTCTATTGTTCAAAATCGTCTTTACACAATTCACTTTGCAAActttaaatggattttctcaattgtcttttaatttttctcacaaTTTACATCCCTCAAAGGTCCAAAAGCGGTTGAGCCTCCATATAGGATCAGGCAAGGCCGTAGCCTAATAAAACATCCGACTTTTCTCAACGTAaacgaatcaaattttatttaaatctttcTTCATCTACGGTTCGCCTGAAACTGATTAACAATCATACTCTTTCATGTCAACAACTGTTCTAGTTAACAAAAGGATATCTGCATTCGAATAGTTAATTGACCTGTGCCAACTACTCGGTTCCCACATACTTGCTTTCTATACCAAAAACGCTTCATGCATACTGACAGCTAATTTAGCTTTCTGTTACAAAAAGTTTTgccaaaattcatttatttccaaattatttaattgtaaaattttacagAGGAGTTCCAGTGGATCGGCTACAATTCACTATACGTCTTCCCTTCCATACTTTATTGATCCACATATTGCCAGAACTTCGAGCCATGAGTTATGAGAGCTAATCATCGTTATCTATTACTTAAATCTTAGGCAACTCCATTCATTACAAGTTAAATTGTTCAGTCGACCTctaattttcgaaaacttcCGGCCACCGAATCCATATGTGCTCTTATCTCAGCATGTAGTGGGCTCAGATTGTAATCGTGTTTCTTTGTTATGCCACGATCGctcaacaatttcattttgtccAATTGAACAACGATGTCCCGTTTAGCAGCCATCTCTTGTATCCACCATTGAATCATTTCAGCCATAGGAATTGTACCGCCCAATTCTTTCGGTAGATACGACGCGtcacattttttattatattcgcTCCAACTACTGTATAGGGTGAGTCGATCATTTATCTTATTGCTCAATAATCGACGACCTATGTCCAAAGCCCATTTGACTGCCGATGGAACATTAATTAGATGAATTGCTGAAAATCAAAGACAAAAGTTTGTGTTTGCAAATAAGATTCGTATTCTGAGTGGCGGAGACTTGAAAGATTAAGAAAAATCCTACAAACaggaaaattgtttataaattctattttcgtGCTGCCATCATGACGTTACATACCTTTATGTCTAACGGGCCAAGACTGTTCTccatgtttgaaaatttcaaaatcaattggACGCCAAATTGATAAATGGGCTGTGGATACACCTTGCCAGTCCCAAACATGAGAAAATCCCATTACCTGGTTTTCGGGATCTTCAAGCAATGTTTCGAATGCTATGAAATGAGCTTTGGCACCAATAGAGATGTTCCAGATGTGTGGGTCGAATTTGGCTTTAGGATTAATTGAAGGCAATAAGTTAACGGATCCACAGCTTTTTACAGGGATGAAGAGAAACTAAAGCGGCCACATCATTTAAACGAACTTGAACGCAAGTTGAAATTGGGAAACCATGAGACTTTTTATGAGCCGGTAAAAAGGTTTCTCTTGCCCTTTTCACAAAACACTTGTGACTCAACAGTGtatgcgaacaaaattttttgatgatgaagaactttccaaatgaaacaattctTATCTTAAACATCTTAGTGTAGTTAGCagataaatgaacaaaattggTTTACTTACCAGTTCGTGATATGATAACCCTCCGACCGTATTGATCCCTTATTGGTGATACAAACTATAGATTAGAAGTTTAGGACTTGTGTCAAGATGTCtctaattttcacaaatttaaatgaaaaatattacttACTAGATAACCGTTTTCGAACACCTCCTTCATCGGCGAACTTAAAAAGTCCAATTCGGAAGCCATTTTTGgaagatttttctttaaattcaaatatttcaacagCAATTGTTGAGCCATTGGAACACTAAACTTTTTGGTACGTAAAAATCTCAACAGGAAGACATCATCAATTCGTACGTCCTCTACATCCTCGTTCTTCGACAGCCAGTCTCTCATCTGTTGGAGGCATTGGTCCCGAGCAGACTTATCCTCTCGCAATTCCTTTTTGGCTACCTTTTGAACCCGTTCACTTAGTTCCATTTTGTTGTCATCAATCTCTAATGGGGATTGTaaagaaaaagtttcgaaataGGTAACATAATCTCCGCCGTTAAATAAtagtcaaaatttaaataaacctACTTCCGTCTGGCCCTGCGTACAATTTTGCAACTAAATTTACATGTACATCGATGTACGATCTACGACtacttgaaattaaaattgatgcTGTATTTTAGCTGATAACTCTCATTTCACCCATCTCTAAGCTGAAAGCGACCACCTTCTCAAATAGAGCAAGAATTCCGAGGGGTCACCGACTACTTAAATTGTGTGCAGCCTAATCGCCAACTTGATCGTGCTTTTCAGTGAATATTTGTACGTTTCCCTGTTTCTATGTTATTTTCTAGTAGATATTATTAATCGTATGGTAGACCTACATTTTCTTAAGTCACTCAGCGGCCTCCACCGTCACTAAATTTAAATCGCTCAAATCACCTGAGAAACATCTAAGATGATGTGATGACGGTGAGTCACCGAAATTCCATCGATGTAGTTGTTGTTTACAGCAGCCATGTCCACATCGGAATCGGTTCATTATCCTCCATTCGCGTCTCTCCAAATCGTTTCCTTCCAACTTTTCGTTCGGTTCTTCCATCAACGATTTGTTCGGAAAGTTGGTGCTTTCCGTCCTATATAGTTTCAAAGCATCTTTTATGTTGAAATCTCACGCTTGGATAACTTGATCATTCCATATTGGAGTACATGATGTCAGCCTTTCCGGTGGTGGATTTTCCAATTCGACAGCGATCGGCAGTGTATAGTTTCTGGAAGCGTTGAAACATTTATCCCACTCATTATGTGCCGCAGCATGTCGTCTTAGTTGGGGGAGGAGCGATGTTATATAAAACATGAAGCCATGGAACCGGAGTCGAATCAACTGTAGTACATATTTGACACCGTTTCCCTGAAGCACTAACCCCTCAAATAGTAGTAtgcataaatattaaaataatttcagtttcTCTTGTATAAACAGCCTGAAAAGTCTAATCTACAAACACACGTTCTGCGGAGAACAGATTATTCGACTTGACATTTTTGTGACCTACAGATTAATTATttatcatttccattttttatattGTTCGACAGGTGATCGTGCTATAATTCTATAATTGTTTAATTGTCTCTTATTCacagccttatagcagtaatgtacCATAAATGGTGGGCACTATTGACACTATATTGTAGCATTATAGTACAATTGACACTATCAGAACTCGAGCGGACTTATGTGTGCTCTTAAAAAGTTAAATGTTGAGTGCGAATAGTGTGAATTACACTATTGACACTCAAGTGCGAATGGTGACTTTgtatttaaatacaaaaattatctCTGAAGTTGACATTAGtctttagacccgtacgaagtactggggtcttataggtttacgcatacgtttgtaacacgtcgaattggactccctgagtaaggggaaacctattgtggttgtctagagatgccaaatccgcgaaaaaaaaatgtccgtctgtccgtctgtctgtctgcacgataacttgagtaaaacgcatccgattttgaaaattcttttttttcccgtttggtaatgtcaaaagacaggctaagttcgaagatgagtgattttggatcgaccactcccgagctgtggcccaataagtgctttacggtttttcgaagatatctccggacatttaaacgttaaacttgtaaatgatacgtcaaataaaaggtatttacaataccgatcgacaaaaaaaaagtttatggaaatcggatgaccgactcgtgagttagaccccttggtgtggaacaggtacagggcggcaagcagtttttgcttgtaggtcggccacatttgaacatatttcgtctgttttagctttattagataggtattgaccgtaccaatcagggaaaaaaaaatttatgaaaatatgttctccggagcgtgagctaggtctcttggagtgagctcttatctggctactcggaagtacagtgaacgtggtgtattttgacaatatctcgagtaaattttgaccgaatttcatgaattttttttgtttgaaaggtattaacgaatgtaaagcgtcggtactatttccggtctcctaacaaaatggctgccggcggccatattggattttagtaaaatagaaatatcttgggaaaaatgatacttagagagtttctgttaacatggaaataatttgttatgtgtgtggggtttcagggattccatatacggacatctatatatacctatatacagctatattgagctatatacaggcatataaagctatataatagcatattcctctgtgaaatgtttatttacagtgaaatataggtaaatatagctgtttaaataggaatttatgaaatttgaattcgtacggggctgtctatattgcctccggcaatttagttgtatatgataacaaggcaaagagtggataatgtaagtgattttaaaggagtttttcagcagagaagaaaatgaagtaagagaaatgaagagtttcacattaaaggcttttgatacgaataggtgtttcgtacgggtcggcgttagctatgttttactttactagtgaagTAATGAGGCTTTTTCCTCACGGGTGGAAACCCTCTATCTCACTCTTAAAGTAAAATAGGTAAAATAGGTATGCAAACTGTACCAtcagttcattttcattacttCAAAGGTCAGATCAATTATAAAGTGTGTCACTCGTGTGAAAATGATACAAGATATTGTTTAAAATGTGACAGAAAGAGATGCAAATAGTCGCATCTTTGTGAATGAAATGTGATATGACAAcctatagactgttatgatcagagcgagagaaccgaagactagttaattataacttgccttggggtacttgtcaaaatattgctttctctttcaacatgttacgttgagagcgagaggaccgatgaccagtttattataagttACCTTGGGGTACTTTGTAAAGATATTTATTGCTTGCCccaagcgaaaattgattcttataTATCAATTTGGCCCCTGCaaaaatggtcgattacatgagggatattTGTGTGACACTATCGTCAAGGAATCTCTATTTTCGCGGGGTGCACAGTCATTCACGTAAAACGAGTTTTCGCGGGGTGCAGCCAGATGAAGGAGAATGCGtcatctgaaatatttaatgccttccaacagaaaaaaagaaaataattattgatgttttgtgtttttgaacacaaattttccagTGGCGTGAGTTGAATGTCGCAAAagcatttgaattatttcgaaaagaaaatcacaaaactgaaagtgTCAGCCATTTTTTGCTCcagcaataaattcaatgtttgtaATGAACACATGGCAAACACTTTTAGTTgcgtatttttcacttatattcgagaacactaaacactttgcTTATGTTAGACattattcacttcacttcactgcaaaatttttattctaaataacgaaaacaacaaaattaatgcattatcctgaaacggaaaaacaattcaGTGACAAGCCGACTGTTGTGACCGTTGTGACGTGTATTGAGATTACTGCTGTAACAATACCAACATAACATTAGTGTTgttttcgggatttttttcttcgtagaCGTGTGAGCCAATTTCGGAGGGTTTGGTGGTATACTAGATTCGTTGTTACTGCGTTAAggaattgatatgtaagaatcaattttcgcttggacaagcaataaaatagaatacagtGCAAGCTGCTGCCATGATTCATTACTTggggaaacaattttgaaactcgCAACTCACGCGTGTGTGTTAAGCGCCttggtttgaaaactgttattttgacgcgggtagttacatacctcgccttcggctcggatatgcaaactctacccttgtcaaaataacagttttcaaaccttggcccttaaacacacacttgtgagttgctcgtatctcaaaattgttcccccatgtaatgaatcattttcgcagcatgcactgtaacctactattctttctctttcatcataacactctatttaAAAGACACACGAACTCGGTTGCCGCTGTCAAATGTATCAGATTCGTTATATAAAAACGATACTGTGAAGTTAGTTGCGTAAAGTCtgcaaaaatttctgaaagagATACAAGCGAGGATACAAGTGAAACGTTTCTGCTGAATTCATTATATTCAATTACTTAGATCGTTTcagttttacaaaagaaaatgtttgactTTTTCCCACAATTTTCCAGTTTCTTaaatctgaaaactttttctcgTGTCGGTCGTTTGAATTCTGCGCTCGATGGTGCCATTAAA
This window of the Bradysia coprophila strain Holo2 unplaced genomic scaffold, BU_Bcop_v1 contig_324, whole genome shotgun sequence genome carries:
- the LOC119079568 gene encoding alpha-tocopherol transfer protein-like, with the translated sequence MELSERVQKVAKKELREDKSARDQCLQQMRDWLSKNEDVEDVRIDDVFLLRFLRTKKFSVPMAQQLLLKYLNLKKNLPKMASELDFLSSPMKEVFENGYLFVSPIRDQYGRRVIISRTAKFDPHIWNISIGAKAHFIAFETLLEDPENQVMGFSHVWDWQGVSTAHLSIWRPIDFEIFKHGEQSWPVRHKAIHLINVPSAVKWALDIGRRLLSNKINDRLTLYSSWSEYNKKCDASYLPKELGGTIPMAEMIQWWIQEMAAKRDIVVQLDKMKLLSDRGITKKHDYNLSPLHAEIRAHMDSVAGSFRKLEVD